Within Rhipicephalus microplus isolate Deutch F79 unplaced genomic scaffold, USDA_Rmic scaffold_32, whole genome shotgun sequence, the genomic segment AGAACTTGAAGTCATTATCTCCGGTGCCGTGTCCACCCATTAAATTTTCATTtccacagagctggtctgacgctatcccccctttgtccgttctgcgaagaatcggaAGCGCCGTtatgctttgctttgctttgctttccaagatacatggcacgtacccagtttgggagattggccaagaatgcaacgtacAGACTGTTAAATTaatttaaaaccaaaaataaagaaataaatggcAATAATACGTGAAATATTCAATTTAACAacaagtaatatgcttttgagcCTGTGTTCCAGACTGCCGTAATAACCTGACGGGAATAATTTTGAAAACTTAAATTTTAACTTAACGAAATTACAAAGAATTTTAAATACCACGCTAAAATAGTACTCATCGAGTAGTTATATTGAGATTACACGCGGCATCAAATGCTTTCTTGTGGCAGTATCCCAAGcctgaggcaccgaagcttaaaacatttttctCCGGTAAGGTCACGCCTATTTTCGTAAACGCAGTAATTAGATGTCGAGCTCTGATACGAGAATATCTTGCACGTTATTTTCGCATCATCGTCTTCATACCTTCTTCATCATCTTCCctattatcatcatcagcgtCCTCACGCAGCAGCTCCAGCCTCGTCATCGAACATCAGCACCGTTCTCCGCAGGCGAAGCGGGGGTCCCTCGGCAATGAGCTACGTTGGACTTCGCGGCGCACTGCGCTCCGCCGTCGGCCGCTCGCCATCTGTGCCCACGGACCGGACCTGGAGTCGAAGTGCTGTAAGTCCGGGGCAGAAGCCGATCATTATGTGCACCTACTAATTGGGAGCAttcgccacggtgttctagtggttaTGGGGCTTGattgctgacccaaaggttgcggGCTCCGATTGCGGTCGCGGCGGCCGCGTCTCGATGGATAACGTAATCGTTGGGGTGAAACGTTCTCAAAGAGAATgcaattatgaaagacgccatagtatTAACAGTTGAAGGGGTTAAATGATATGAATATATGAAACGCTGTAGCGGATACCTTCGGGAATTTTTTTCctcctggtgttctttgacgtgcacatgaatctgagcacacgggcctcgaaaaTTTTCACAGCCATCTAAGATGAGCCTGCCGCTGCTGGAATTGGCTCCCGCGCCCTTCGGGCCATTTTCATGGCGGCGAAAGATTAGGGGCCGAGGTGCTTAAATTTAGGCGCGCTTTAACGAactcctggtggtcgaaatttctcgagccctaAACTACGGTGTTTCTccttataatcatattgtgctTTTGCAACGTAAATCCTcacaagttattattattattattattattattattattattattattattattattattattattattattattattattattattattattattattattatttacgtgCCTATGACTCTCTCGGAAACATGTAACCGCGTTGACAGTTCACGCAGTGCAGCTGAAAATTGAATACATGTTATGGTGTATTACGCCCCAATACGAGATGATTTCGAGGCAGATTGTAGAAGTTTACGGCGAGATAGTTTGGGTCGTCAAAAGAGCTAGGTTGGTTAGACTAATTAGTAGCGCTTCATACAGTTTCTTGTCGCGATCTGTTTTTACTATCCAGATTGGGACAGGTGGCACGATGACAACTGATAGCACGTATACCCGCAGTTGATTTATTCGCATATTTTGGTGGGAGATGTAAATAGTGACAATCAGATATGCGAATAAAACCTGATTGACAGAAAACTggcaagggaaaaaaagcgatTACAAAAAAAGATAGTCGGCGCATTCGTGAGCCAGTTACACATAATGCAGATCTATAGGCGTGTACCGTCTTCTAATAATTTGATTTCATCTTGAGTTAACAGTAAGGCAGACATGCTGATACATTGGTCTGAAGCTGCTATAAATGAAAGTGCTTTTTATTTGCCCTGGCGCCTTTGACATCACTGCCCTCGCCCACTTTTTGCCTCGCACAATTGGAGGAAACAACTTGCATGGTAAATCACACACATTTGTGCAACCTGGGGATAAGGTAGTAGTGTATCGTATACCAATAGTTAGAAGCAAACAACAACGGGCAGACAGAATGATTCATCAAGGAACGTCTCCGCGAGCATCGATTTTTGAGCCAGCAATGGCAAGTCCTCTTGGTGCCAATATTTAAATGAATAGTACGAATGTTTAAATGACTATAGACTCGTTCTTTTCATGGCTAACAGCAGCTGCAATAGATAGTGCGCAGATGATTCAAACGCACAGGGTTGAATGAATTCGCGAGTCGGCGACTAAAGATATAGTTCCATGCATGTTATCGGCCACGTTGTCTTGCAGCAATATCACCGACCATCTGGCTTATGACGCTAATATACAGAATGAGCGCTTTTTGGTGCAAGCATCTTGCACCAGACTTTGAGGTAGAAATGCTGCTTTCTTCTAGGACTGTACGCGACTAAGTGTCTTGCCTGCGGTATAATCATTAGCCGTTCACAAACGATAATTgttagctcaaaaaaaaaaacctgctagACCTGAATCAATTTACATAATTCCTATATATAGTTTCTAACATGATACAGTAGTGAATCAGTAGGACCCCCCTAGGCCCTCTCACATCCAGTTTCTAACACGCAAGAATGTCTACCATGATTCTAAACTCCTGTTCAGAAGCTTTTGGGCTTGCAACTATTCGATGGAGCAGTGCGGTATCTGTGTATGTAAAATAGTGCCGTGTAAATTGCAAAACTAATTTAGCAAGTCATTCTTGTCGAGTGTTGTCAAGTTCATCTCCTGCTTGTAAACACTACTGCATTGGCCACTATTGTCAGAGCTGGACACCAGTTATTATACGTTCGGATAATAAATGTTCTAGGTTAATAAAAACATCGCTTTGTTTGCTTCGAGTGCAGTGTTTACACGATACAGTAGCGAAGCAGGTGGACCCCCCATGGCCCTCTCACATCCAGTTTCTAACACGCAAGAATGTATATCACGATTCCGAGCTCTATTGCTGTCCAACTCCTGTCTAGAAGCTTTTGGGCTTGCAACTATTCGATGGAGCAGTACGGTATCTGTGCGTGTAAATTAGTGCCGTGTAAATTGCAAACTAATTTAGCAAGTCATCCTTGTCGACTGTTGTCAAGTTCATCTCCTGCTTGTAAACACTACTGCATTGGCCACTATTGTCAGAGCTGGACACCAGTTAATATACGTTCGGATAATGAATGTTCTAGGTTAATAAAAACATCGCTTTGTTGCTGGTGGTCTCTCTACGTCTGCAACATTTTTAACAGCTCTGTTTATGTGGTAAAGGAAGTACAGATAAGTTTTCCAACTGCCATATGAAAATCAAGGAATTCTTATCAGAAAATTGTATTGCCTGAACACTTATTACTACATATAATTGCAGCTGTGGATACAAAAAGACCCCCTTATCGTAAATTATGTGTGTTTTAAATAACAGAAAGTAGTCATCCAATGAGACTTGCATTCTTCTGTAACAGTATAGTATTAACCAAAGTTGTCATGCGCTTGAGAAGGCCTTGTTGATATGTTACTCGTAACTGCGCTTAATTTCAGCCTGGTAAAGGCGTCACAAGCTGGCAGTATCAGAAGTATTGTCACTCGAAGCAATTACGTAGGAAGTTCAATGTTTAGACTGCTTTCTAGCATCAGCAGTAGGAATTTCACGTTTCTCTGGCGCGGTACAGGACTACTTAAACATTGTCAGTTTATTGAACTTTATATTTACTAATGCTTCAGGTGAAATGAACGGCATTATTTTTAGCTGGAATCGATACTATCACAAAACCTTGTCCAATAAAGTCCTACAGTGCACTTCTATCTGTCATTTCATTCTAATTTCCAGAGCTCCACCGATTCAGTTCTGTACAGTGACACTGAAAACGAGTCTCTCGTCCTAACCCTTCCTTTCGTGAGCTGGACCTGTTGCCTCACCGTCCTGTTCGTTTCCATCATGGTCTCCATCTTCATGTTGGGCATAGCATTGACGCTAACCACCCCTGGTACGGCTGCTCCAGTGCGCGTCCGGAGGGCTGGCACTGACAACCTGACGTGTCCCAATAAGCGCTGCGACTGGCTGACACGCACGCTGTACGAATTTTCTCCAGACAGCGCACCATGCGACGACTTCTACCGGCACGTGTGCCGCACGCGTGACGGCCGCTGGCTCAGTCGCACTGGTCACATGGACTTCGATGTCAACAGTGCCGTCTCGCGACTTCTCCAGAAACCGCTGTCACCAAAGATGCGTGGGACGGCGGCACAGAAGGCAGCCAGTCTCTACTCTGCGTGTACCAACTTACTGCGCCCGGACCATTCCGAAATGAAGGACCTGCGCAAGTTCATGCACAACATGGGTTTGGATCTCTTCGCCATGGGCGACAAGTCGAAGAAAGACGCGGTCGACATCATGTGCGCTCTCTTCTTCCGATACGGCATCAACACGCTGTTGTTCTTCACGATGCACGACCTGATTACCGTCAACGGAAAGAAGCTCATTAGCGTGGGCTTCAGCCGCAACTTCGACGCCTGGATCGTGAAGCGTGAGAAGCTGATCACGGCGAGCAAAATCACTCACTTTTACGTGCACTACGTGAACGCCTACCACAACACCAGTCACAACGAAACGTGGGACGTGCTGTCGAAGGTGTCGGACGCAGACAACGTGGCCTGCTCCCTGCTGGCGTCCCTTCTACGCAAGAGGGACGCAGCTCCCGTTCGCCTGAAAGTTCGGCGCTTGTCTCGCTACACGCAGTCGATGGTGTCCAGCCAGGAGTGGGTCGACGCCTTCAGTGTGCAGAGCCATTCCGCGTACACCGCGGACGACGTCGTGTACGCGAAGCCTGCGGCGCTCAGGTTCTTCGACGCCCTGCTCTCGCGACTGGATCACGAGGGCGTCAAGTACGAGATGGCCTGGTGCCTGCTCAGGGACTATGGCTCGTACGCCGACAGACGGCTCGTCGACAGCCTCGCCAGACACAACCAGACGTGCCTGGAAAGAGTAGCGGCCGTCATGGGACCCGCGTTGTACGGCACCTACATCTTCAAGCACATCAGTTCGAAGTCCATCCAAACCGCCACCGACATGGCGCTCAAGATCCGTAGGCAGGCCGAGTTGGAAATCGCGAGGGTGACGTGGCTGGATGCGAAGACGAAACACCAGGCGCTGAAGAAGATACAGAACATCACGTTTCATATAGGCTTCCATAAAGGAATGCGTGCTATGGCAGACCTCGACAGCTACTACCTGAACTACCAGTCCGCACCGAAGCATTTCCTGCTAAGCTGGCTGCGCGCATCCAGGCTTACGCGATCGAAGCGGCTTGGAGACCAGAACATGCTGCTACCACACCGTGAATTTCCGACGGCCGCCTACATTGGACAAGATAACGCTGTGTTTATATCAGCCGACCTCCTCCGACCACCCGTGTTCCTGCACGCGGGACCGGAGTCCTTCAACTATGGCGGCCTGGGACACATCATCGCCCACGAAATTTTTCACGCTTTTCTGATCTCGACAAAAGTATTTAACAAGAATAAGACATACCACGGCGAAAGCGAACAGGGCACAATGCGGGACAAGATGCGGTGCCTGAGGAGCTCTTACGACGAGGCGCTAGAAGGCGCGTCGCTGCCATCATGCCGCCATTCGGACGCGGAGAACGTCGCCGATCTTGCCGGCGCAGCTTTGGCGTTCCGGACGTACGTCAACTTGAGCGCCCGCAACATGACGGCAGCGCAGCATAACTCGGAAGAGCAGCGCCAAATGTTCTTCGTTGGTCTATGCCTCAAACTCTGTGAGCACGAAGAAAGCGACGCCTCACTATTCGCACCATCGCCCCTTCGGTGCGTGGTGCAACTGAAGAACATGCCCGAGTATTCGCGCGCGTTCCGCTGCCATGACGGCGACCCTATGAACGCCGCCACCAAGTGTTCTGTTATATGATTCAAGCTTCTATACAGATGCCCTTTGCTCGCTGTTTCTTATTTCCTTTTTTAACGTTTAATACGTGTCATTATCGTGCTTAACATTTAAGATAACGTTCAAGTTATGCCGACCGATCATACATATAAAAGcacgttttttttctgtgtactgCTTCTAAGAGCCTCTGGCACTAGACGTACAGTCATTCCCAACGCGCCCAACTGTGTTGCTGCATGGTGACTATGCTATGTCAAAGTAGTCAGTTCGCTGATTTTCTTCAACGTTCTTTTCTAGAGATCGAGTGCATGTTCAATCTGCAGATTCAATAGGAACCTTTGACAGTCAGCACCTATAGCTTCCCGCAATGTTCATTGCGTAGTTTCTGAATTGTAGTTACATTAATCGATCAGCGTTGAAACGTAAACCGTAAATTAACGACTCCGCTTGTATTTCCGGGAAAACAACGTATGCCTGTATACGCACGTCCTCACGAAATGTTATGCTTTCACTTTGAAATAGTTGTTAACGACATGAATATTAAGGCACCGTTTTTCCAATTTTAATTTCAATTGATTAATatatgaagtttaacgtcccaaaaccaccatgtgattatgagagacgccatagtggagggctgcggaaatttcgaccaccaggggttctttaacgtgcgcccaaatctgacatatttttatgttttttggcAGCCAATCGATACGCAGACCTCTTTCTCATGGAATCGTAATTAAATGTTGTAATAAATAAAATGCATAATAATTGAGTTGCGTAACAATCAACAGCtattaaaaaataaaatagcGCTTTCACCAAGTCTTACATTTTTGCATTCAAAGCCAGACTCGCAAAGGACTGCTTTCCTACTACTTAGGCAAGCATGCTACTTTCGTGTTACCGGAAGGGATTGTTTAGATGCGCAGTACAAGAAGATGATCACCATGGATTCAATAGAGGGGCCAGACCGAAGTACAAGCATTAGTTATAGCTTAGACTTGCTGGGGCTGGCCATTGTTAAATCGTGCTTCCCGAAAGACAAACGACGGAGAAGGGCCGCCTCGCGTGACTCGCTTCTTGGGCGGGTTCCTTATTGGCGCTTCGTCGAATAATCACGCCATCGCACTTACGATTCGAGCTTATCTAAGGCTTGAACGGAGAAGCGCCCATATTAGAACAGTGTTTCTTCCTGCTTCTTAAGCGGCGAAAGCATAAAGCTTGCCATTATGCGCAATCTTAGTTTTGTTCGTCTCACCATGTAACGTAGTGACAGCTAAAAATGATGGCGTCGGTGACTTATAATTACAACGCTGTTGAATGCGTTGGGGGTAACACAGAAATAGGTGCCTTTAATTGTTCAAGGCACTGAGAAACAACTATTACGTTTACGTGGTTAAGCTCTCACAACTTTACAGCTCTAAGTGCTACCTCGTACCGTAACTTCTCACAAAATTAAGGAAAACGGTTAGCTCTTCACTGCTTCTAGAAAGCAGGAAACTGTTTGTTCGCATTACCCACAGCTTGCTGCTGCCCACAAATACGAGGTTGGTGCGAGACTTCCTTACATTTTTTTCAAGGGCCATCCCACCCTGTGAACGTGTGAACGAGCCAACTTGTATGGAACGGACCACAGAAGTTGCAATGAATTTCGAACCTTAGCTGATCACGCACCCTGGAACTAAATGCGAGATGGGCTGTCCGGAAAGACCATTTTGAATGCACCTCTTTAAAGTTTTCCGACTGAgcaaaatgcagctttttttcttttttttttttgccatgcacGTATACGTTATCTGGTCTGGCTCACCGCATACGCTTAGAGTTTCGTGTTCAATCGTAATTTTTGTTTGCTACCCTAACCCGTGTGCTGCATTCTTCATAGGGGTTTGGCCGATTTGTGAGGCATCTATGTTTCTTCCTGTGGACGACTTCTCTATTTTTAGTGGACCAGGGTGGACCGAAATTTTTTTGGCACAGCGAGCGGGTGTTTGTGCAATTAGTGGGCGTTTTAAAGACCCACCCATCGCAAAGCGGTCGGCCACATTTGATCGTGATCATCACCAAAAGCGTGAGCATAATGAGCAGTAGAGCAGGTTCGCGTGTTGCCCGGCGGACGCGTAGTGTTCCGTTATAAATGACTTGAGTGAACGAGTGTCGTCAATGGAAGGAAAAATGTCAGTGCTGTCAAAATTAGAAGCCGCTATCACTGAGTGTACTGCGCGCTGTAATACCCAGCATGGGGTGATACAGTTGCTTCAAAATAagattgatgatcttgaaaatcgTAGTAGACAGCATAACTTGGTATTCTACGGCATACCTGATACAAGTGTCCGCGAATCTTGGTCACAATCTGAATCGCTTGTGAAAGAAGTATGCTCGACAAAATTACAAGTTAACCCCGAAACGATAGAAAAAGCTCatcggctcgggaaatttcgagagGGAAAAACGCGGCCCGTGATCGCAAGGTTCGGGTCATTGAAAGAAAAGCACCTGATTTTAGGAaaggccaagaatttgaaagataCAGGTATCGGTATGTCGGAAGACTTTTCTGAACCAGTGCGAAAGAAAAGGCGAATTTTGTGGCAGTTTGCTAGAGAAAATAGAAGCGGGGACGCACGAGTACAGCTAAAACACGATACCCTTCACATGTACGGTATCAGGTACACTTACGATGATACCTCAGGCAGGGTTGTGCAGTGCAAGTGACCGACTAAGTTCTTAtgctcttcactttcttttttgttagtAAACTGTAGGAGCATTAAAAATAAAGTTGACATATTCGATGACTTAGTGCGCATGACCAAACCAAGTGTAGTTATCGGTACTGAATCATGGCTGAATGAAGACGTGGCAAACACCGAGGTATTTCCAGATAACTTTACTTGTTACAGGAAAGACAGGAACTATCATGGAGGTGGTGTATTTATCTTGGTAGATCAGCGCATTCCGTCTATAGGCATAAGCACTACAGACGATACGAGTGAAGCTGTTTGGTGTCAACTTAAGCTCTCGAATGGCAAATCACTATCAGTCTGCTCTTTTTATCGACCGCCAACTGGTTCAACTAAGGAATTTAGTGAATTCACTGCTACAGCTACAAAAATCGCCTCTGATTACGTCGTTGTAGGTGGGGATTTTAACCTGCCTGATCTCGACTGGAATGAGCAACCAATAGCTTCTAGAAGTTCTCTTAGTTTTAAATCTGAAATGGCTGATTTCATGAACCTCTTGTCTTTAAAACAGACAGTGTTGAAACCAACTCGAGGAGGTCATATCCTTGATCTATTTTTCACAAATATACCAGAAATGGTAGAAAACACTGAAGTATTACCAGGGATAAGTGACCACGAGGTTGTGCTAAGTGAGATAAATATGAAACATACGAGTGCTTACAGTGAAAGGAGTCGGTGCATGTACAATAACGCGAAGGCTAATGTCCAAGGAATCAACACTGCATTGGAGGCATATTTCATTGTTTTCGAAACACTTGCCGATGATTATTCAGTAGAAGAGCTGTGGAATTTGTTTAAAGACAAGATTCTAGAGCTGAGAAACCGATTTGTTCCGACATGGGTGCTAACCAGAAGGCGTAATAAAAGTAAACCATGGTTTTGTAGAGAACTCGACGTTTTGGTCAAGCGTAGGCAGAGAATTTACCGTTCATTTAAAAGAAATCCCTCGGAAGAGAACTCTTGCAAACTGAAACTGGCAACGCGTGAAGTAAATAATGCTACAGTCGAAATGAAAGTAGCCTACTTTAAAACAATTGAACGTAAAATAACGCAAAACCCGAAAGAACTTTGGcggtatatcaaacgaaacaagAAAGACAACATTTCAATTCCCGCTTTGACCAGCGGTGATATTACCGTGAGCGATACGACAGAAAAGGCTAAGTTGTTCAATTTATATTTTACGTCAGTGTTCTCAGCCGCCACTGACCCCCAAAAAGACTTGAAATTGTTGGTACACGAATCCACATCCATGCCTGATGTAGTACTTGACGCTCGTGGCATTGAATTACTACTTAGAGATCTAGATTGTGCGAAAGCAGTGGGTCCTGATTGCTTGCCTAATTTTATGTTGAAGTCTTCTTCCCATGCAGTGTCTATGTACttgaaagttatttttgaaaaatcgTTAAAACAGAGTTCTCTCCCAACTGATTGGAAAATGGCGTCTGTTGCTCCTATACATAAATCTGGCCCGCGCAATGCTGTGAATAATTACCGCCCTATCTCACTCACTTCTGTGTGCagtaaaattcttgaacatattttatataCTGCGATTGTAAAGCACATAGATAGTAATTCCCTATTCAACTCtaaccagcatggatttaggcAGGGGCTATCATGCGTCACACAACTGGTAGAGTTCACCCATGTTttagcagcagcactggacgacAAATTTTCGGTCGACTGTATTTTCCTCGACTTTCAAAAAGCGTTCGACACTGTATCACACTTCTTATTGCTGAAAAAACTAACCAGCTTTAATATTAATCACCAAGTTATTGCATGGATTGCTGAATATCTACATGAGAGGCGACAATATGTAGTTGTAAACGGCGAACAGTCTGAAATAACTAGTGTTAcgtcaggggtacctcagggatcagttctgggaccattacttttcttattatatataaatgacattaacgAAAACGTACAATCCCATAttaggctatttgcagacgactgcattttaTATCGTCAGATTACCTCTGAAACTGACTGTTCCGTAATCCAAAACGACCTATGTGCAATATACGCGTGGTGCCAGCGATGGGAAATGAAACTGAACCTTAAGAAAACTGTATGCATGAGGTTTTCCAGAAAAAGAAACCCAGGTGAATTTGAATACACAATAAACAGCTCTCCGGTAAAAATGGTGCGcgaatacaaatacctaggtgttttcttttgcccctctctatcatggaatcggcatgtggattacactgtaaataaagcttgtcggagcttaggattcttaaaaagaaacacacgtgcttttccacAGCAAACCCGAGAGGTACTAtacaaaacatacgtgagatcagtactggagtacgcatgttgtgtgtgggaccctgcaacatcatcaaataaagaaagattagaaaaagttcagtctatggcggcgagatatgtgtttaatgcacctatgtacgacagacaattcagtgcgacggaagctaagctgaagttaaaatggaaGTCTCTGCAGCACCGAAGGGCATCGTTTCGACTGAAGCTATTGCACAGCATATTTTATTCTCATACTCGAATTCCCTGTGACGTATACATAAGCCGGCCTCACTACATTTCAGCCCGCAAAGATCATGAACACAAGATAAGAGAATATAAATGTAATACATCGTCCTTCAGCAactctttttttccgagaactatcagtcagtggaatcgacttcctcccacaattgtagaaatttcttcaacggatgcgttcttttctgcaataaaaatgattgaaTCTTTGGACCGCTAAGCCCTGTAGACTACGTGTGTGCGCCTGGCAGTCGCCATGATCTGTACGATATCTTGGTTGTAagctatgttgttttgttttggtgttaatttgcccttgtgctagacgaatgctgcactttgttttaattatcatgagatt encodes:
- the LOC119172826 gene encoding endothelin-converting enzyme 1-like encodes the protein MVSIFMLGIALTLTTPGTAAPVRVRRAGTDNLTCPNKRCDWLTRTLYEFSPDSAPCDDFYRHVCRTRDGRWLSRTGHMDFDVNSAVSRLLQKPLSPKMRGTAAQKAASLYSACTNLLRPDHSEMKDLRKFMHNMGLDLFAMGDKSKKDAVDIMCALFFRYGINTLLFFTMHDLITVNGKKLISVGFSRNFDAWIVKREKLITASKITHFYVHYVNAYHNTSHNETWDVLSKVSDADNVACSLLASLLRKRDAAPVRLKVRRLSRYTQSMVSSQEWVDAFSVQSHSAYTADDVVYAKPAALRFFDALLSRLDHEGVKYEMAWCLLRDYGSYADRRLVDSLARHNQTCLERVAAVMGPALYGTYIFKHISSKSIQTATDMALKIRRQAELEIARVTWLDAKTKHQALKKIQNITFHIGFHKGMRAMADLDSYYLNYQSAPKHFLLSWLRASRLTRSKRLGDQNMLLPHREFPTAAYIGQDNAVFISADLLRPPVFLHAGPESFNYGGLGHIIAHEIFHAFLISTKVFNKNKTYHGESEQGTMRDKMRCLRSSYDEALEGASLPSCRHSDAENVADLAGAALAFRTYVNLSARNMTAAQHNSEEQRQMFFVGLCLKLCEHEESDASLFAPSPLRCVVQLKNMPEYSRAFRCHDGDPMNAATKCSVI